The window TATATCACATAGTAATCTCCCGTGAAGTAGAGATGTATCTCCTAAAAGAGAGTTATTAATTTACTAAAGAATAAAAGTATATCCTTGATGGAATTAATCCATGAAGGATTTACCAGTCGATTCTTGAATAAGCACCATTCATCCCTGAAGTGAATATAGAcccgagaaaaagaaaatgaggaaATTCTAAACACCATGAAGGTGTCGTACAAACACTTAGAAAGTGTATATTGTAAAGCTAGCGACAAAGTGTTGATATCCTCAAAATACCATAGAAGGTATAAGAATAATGGTGGTTTTGGCAAATTGAATTATCCCCTAAATGCCAAATGCAAGGTTGGATTTATTATTTAGTGATACAAACAAAATCTCGTAGATTTGAGCATGTAATTCAAAATTCCGAAGATTTATAAGTATTTAAACTTGTATAAGTTTAGTACACTATCTAGAAGatattaaatattaatttattTACCCCCATAATCCTCTTAAAGGATTTATTATCCTCAAGGATAACAATATATTTGTTTTGCACAACTAAAAGTGGTAATTATGCATGAAGCATATTGCTCTTATTTATACCCATATAATTCATAGAAGAATTATGAGCCAACTTTTTGAAAGATAAGTATTATGGTACCGCATATCATTAAATAAGCACACATTTATGAGAAGTGTGGTTTGAACAATGAAGTTTAAAGTTTGGCTTTATGAGGGGGAGCATATTTTATTGAATCTACCTTGAAGGTAAACCACTAGAATTATAAAAGATCAAGTAGATCACATTTGCTAAAATGCTGAAGTTTATGCATGCATTATGAAGATCAATATCTATTCACGAATAATAGAATATCCTGAAGAATATATGACCAAGAAGGTTAAACGTTGTACTCTTTTTCCCTATGTGAGTTTTTACTTGAAGGTTTCTCACaaaaggtttttaatgaggcaacaTGTGCAATACAATTAACGAATGCGATGTACTCTTTTCTCCAAGAACCGttttttcccactgggttttcGGATGGAGTTTTTGATGAGGCATGTGCATATCGTGGTAATCGCCCAAGGGGGAGTGTTATAAAACTTACGGACTCTATCCTAGAAggaaaggagaaggaggaatCCTAATCCTAGTCCGTTTGTATGTGGGCTCTTACCAAAACTCTTAGGCCTTGGCAGGACTATATATATGTGGGAGCTCTATGTTGTAATTACTAATATTCAGATGAATAAAGAATAGTCTCCCTATCTTGTGTCTActtgttctatttttttatatagtGTGTGATCATGAGAGCCGGAGAGGGGAAGGTCCTAACCGCTGACGACGAGTTTTTTAACAAGTCCTACTAAAAGATAAGATACTTCTCCTAAAGCTGCGGCAGATCAAACACCACCAACCCCAGCAAATTGGCATCTaatccccttcttcctcttcgaCTCTGGACGTCTGGAGTCTTTACGACCCTAATTTTTTACGTTTTTCACCTTGACAGTAGCTAATCGAGGGCACGTGTAACTAGTGTCATTCTTTGGTATTACAGGTTTACAACTCCACAAGTCCCTTTGCGATGCAGTGAAGTGAAGTAGTACTCCACTCTGCAGCGTCTTCCTCGATCTACTACAGTCTTGGAGGCTAgtggagtggtaagtggtaacCCCAGCACCGTTCACGTACAGACAGGTGAAGGAACTATTGCTAGGGAGTAGGAGCCTCGTCGTCAACGTTCTCAAGGAGACAAGGACGGCACGCCGATCGGGCGAATCCGCCGAGGCGATCTGGCTGACCGAGGCTCGGGCCTGCCCGCCCGTGGTCATCGCCCACTCGTCGCGCGGCATGATCTGCAGGAACGGGAGGTAGCCACTGGCGCCTGGCGCCCGCCGCCCAGGCACGCACGCACATGCCTGCCTTGTCGCTCGGCGGCGATGAGGCTACCGTGCAGCTAGCTAGCGGACAGCGGAGGCTAGTCGACGCGGAACCCACCCGTGTTGTGTTTTCTACCGCGGGCGGAGGACCACCGGGGTGGAGTTGATGAATCTGACGGAGGGGAGAGGCTTACGGCTACGGCGGCTTACCCAGGAGTAGAAGACGTAGAGGCAGAAGACCTTGgtgatgaggaagaacatgcgcAGCGGCGGGAGCAGCGTCTGCcggctccaccgccgcgccgcggcctcgcggTGCTCGAGGGGCAGCTCGGCGAAGCGGCGCGCGAACGGGAACCGCCACGACAGGCACCGGGACGGCCCGCACAGCGCCAGGGAGCCCAGCCGCGTGCCCAGCAGCCACAGCACCGCGCGCACCAGAGCCAGCGCCTCCGGGAGGCACCGCCGCGACATGAGCTCCGCGACCTCGTCCGGCACGGGCGGGTCGGCGGCCGAGGCGAGGAGGAACCCCTCCACGACCTtgtcgccgcccccgcccccgccgcggccgccgtcctcctcctcctcctcctgcgggtTCCGGCCGCCCGCGGGCCGCAGCGACGGCACCAGCGCGCCGCACAGCGCCGTGAGCGCGGCCATCTGGGACGCCGAGAACCCGTGGGTGTAGCCCTCCCTCCTCGCGCCCCCGCCCCTCAGGAGAGGGTGCCCCCGCTTGCCGCCCGCGCCCATGGTGGCGTCCGTGTGGTGTTCTAGCGATCTGCCggtccggccggcggcgcgggcagaTAGAATCTGCTCTGTAATGTGGAGCGTGGGCAGCTGCTGAGCTTGAGGAAGTGGACAAGCACGTGGAGGCAGCACGGGGGGTGTCCGACCGACACCGTATACCATATTTTACCGATCGTATATCATATTTTCGATTACCATATTAAAACaggaaaaaataggaaaattttGACAGGAACAGGAGCGGAATCAGTTGGGATGAATTCCCGACCGGATCCACGGTTCCTGTATTTAAACAGGAATTTTCCCGTATAACTCCcatatttttattttagtttAAACATTCACAACCCAAGCAGCTCACGCGCATATTGAGTGCTCTCCCGTCTCCACTTGTCGGTGCCTTTGTAGCAACCGGGTGCCTGGTATATAGTGCATCCGCTCCACCCACCCTGGTTGTCTAAACGAGGTGGCACTAAACTTGAGAGGTGTTTGCCTGGTAGGAGCGCTTGCTGTGCACTAAACTTGAGAGGTGCTTGCCTGGTAGGAGCGCTTGCTCAATGGGCTGGGTGGGCTGTAAGCAAATCTGAGCTGCTGGATGCTGCGCACGGGAAACCTAGCAGGTTTTCTTTTAAATTGAATAATGTACTGATGTTATATATACTTATTTATGATACTATTGGTCTTACTATCTATATACTCCTCGTTCTAAATTGAATGATTGAAGTGGTTATGTGCGTTTATATTCCCGGATAAAATTATCGGTTCCCGACCGTTACCGACATATTTCCGATCGGATTGTATCGTTTCCGGCGTCCTGTAATTCCGATTTCGCTTTCCCGACCGCCtttcccgttcccgttcccgttcccgttcccgtgTAAAAAATACAGTAACGGAAGTGGTTAGAGGATTTTCCCGATCGTTCCCGATCGCTTTCATCCTAGCCTCGTGCAGCTGCCTCCACGGCACGGCCTCGGCGACAGCGAGATTTACCGGACCTGAGACTTGCTGTTACAGGTAGAGCTTTGACACTTTGATTACATGTTGCCGTCCGGGGGGAATGTCAGTTTGTTAGTAACATTCATTAAACAATTACGCAACACTCGCAGTGCCTTCATTCGTTCTGTTCGACTGActgtggctggtagctggtgctgatttgttataagagaaaagtactgctggttggctgatggctggtgtcTGATACTGATTTGGTGTGCGAGAAAAATATTGCTGGGTGGCTGACTATCAAACCAGCCGAATGGATAGAGAAACACAGGCAAAATATTCTGATAAGTCGAAACACAGTTACTGAGTCGATCCGAAAAAttgataaaatgaactaaaatgATATTATACCTAATACCATTAGATACACATTACATCCTTAGCCAGTGTAACGAAAATGacatctcatgccatatttcaatatattgttttggcaattgatgacacacacaacacttggactaatatgattgttaagatgatcattctcaggcttttcaggttcaagtgatgacaaagagaaaataggcaaagttaggcccgaagggccgcccctgcgggggttccgctacccggttagcggacggggtcgagggggagccgcccctcgcgggtgtcatggcagcgccctgaaagctctttggtcggtagcaccggaagaaccgacgcaggagcatcggtgcatccgatggttgtcggaagaaccgacgccatggtatttggtgcagaagggaatcgaagcaaAGTCAGTttataggcaccggatgaaccgatggttcaaaaagaggcatcggtgcattgggcatactgtgtaccagagacgatgtcaagtgtccaggagaagattcttcagcactgGTTCAACCGACGGGGCATCGGAGCATTGCGTCGGAGCATTGACGTCAGCAGGAAGTGAAGTTGCtgtgagagaccggttgaaccgacgccctaaacatcggtttaaccgatggtccctgaagttgctacaactgtgtcagagaagccaacagctacttcagttgcttagagtgaccggatgaaccgacgctacccatgccagaggcatcggttcatccgatgatacgcaaaTTTTCTGCTggccgttggagcaacggctacaagacttggtggcctatatatacgcctcaccccgacCATTTGAaaattgctggagttgctggacatcccacacacacccaagaacatctccaacccatacaagagcatcaatATCATATACTTAGCCATttgcacactttgagagtgttgtgtaaatgttagctcttagtgagtgtgtttgcaaggccttgagcctttgtgctgtggttctctagtgaaccaaaacaagagcttggtgcgccagcaccttggagctttgaagctcgccggcaacgtcatcgaccctccgacttggtgtggagcggcgacgacactttgtgcgggggggcgtggagacccccatcctttgtggagaagctacttagtggaacccggtgccaaggtgaccgtgattgtgttcacggaaaaaacttggtggccgagtagcaaaactcttagtgagtgctacaacaacgtggatgtaggtgtgcctttgtggctaaccgaactacgggataaacacccgcgtcaagagtttgctatctcctatcccgctctttaagctttcgCATTTAATACTTGCATCcttttgtgcctttactttcatagaatagtttcttatTAGCAAAGACTATAGGGTGCATAACTcgtttgggataggggtttcacactagaacaacctagttgcattTAGATAGCtcgttttagtttaagttttgtgcaagctagttggagccataggtcaaagtttttattagtgcctaattcaccgcTTCTCCTCTTGAGCTAAACTATCCGATCACTTTCTGCCATGCAGCTAACGAACTCCGTTGCCGACCCAACTAATTCTAGAACAGTGGGAGCCGAGCCAGCCCTGCCTTTCCCGCCTGAAggcaagccggccggccggccggcgcggctgcCGTTGCGATACGTGGCccagcacggcacggcacgctgCCGCGCTTGGCGCTCACCGGATCCGCTATGCCGTTTCGGTTTACAACGAGGAGCTCGTGGCGGGGCTGGCGCTGGCGCCACACCTGTGCGCGTCGCCGCCGGTCTCGTGACCGTGCGCGCCGCGAGCTTGACAGCAAATTCTGGAGCAGATGGAGGGATGACGGGCTGGGGGGTTGCAACGGAGAGCCCTGGTCCTGGTTCCTGGCGGAGCTTATCCTCCGTGATCGAGGCTAATTGTCGGGTTACTGGAGGATAGCACCTGCTACTGCTAGCTAGTGCTAGGCGCCACACCTTGTGAAGTTGTGATCGAGGCCGACCGGACGGCAGAGCCAGGACGGCACTCGGCGGCATTTGCCGTTCTGGCTCTGTTTTTTGAAAGAAGCCGTTCTGGCTCTGCGATGGTGAGGAATGCATGGACGGCTGGTGATGCAGCAGCGGTTTGCAGCACGCAATGACATGTTAGCGTCAAGCTGATTGTCGGTGATGGTGTGACCTGGTTTCCCTTCCAGTTATCGGTTTTTCTTTCCTGTAGCATGTTACCAAGGCTCGCCCCACTGACGGTGTTGTTTTACCACAGCTTAAACGGTGATTGGTGGTGGTTAAGTACTTACTACTTGAGTGCAACttgtttctttgtttttttgggTGAGGAATTCGTACCCAGGACCAGGAGGCAGGAGCTCTGACCTTAGTTACAAAGAAAAACCTGGCCCCTCAGTCCCTCACAGAGTCAGAGAGCGTGATCTTCCTCAGTCCCTCACAGTGAAGTTTGCGACACCAGCAAGCAGGAACCGCCTCTGCGAACATCAGGGACCCGGACTCGGTGGTCTGGCGACGACCGTGGCTTCCCGAACATCTGGCGCTGTTATCCGTAAACTCCgtattggcaaaaaaaaaacatcacatctaaTATtagaacacatgcatggagtactaaatgaagtctatttacaaaactttttgcatgaatggactgtaaatcgcgagacgaatctaataagcatacttaatctatgatttgcaacagtgatgttacaataaccatccgctaattatggattaatcatagattaattagcattattagattcgtctcgcgatttacaacccatctatgcaaaaagttttgtaaatagacttcatttagtacttcaaattaataagattctaacgcaaaatttttacacgtaaaaaactaaacacggcctctaATTCCCCCCGGTGTGGCCTTTCATTATTGTCAAGACCTCTGAATACTAAAAGGACATTCACCCAAACATTGTGTACCGTATTATTTGTTCTCACTTCTACCGAGAGTCACTTTGATACAACGTACATCGTATCGCTTTAGTTTCTTGAGGATGTAATACGAATTTACTTGTGACATCCATAAAAGTTCCACCTAGTGAACTTGTTATACTGGGAAGTAGCATAACAGATAACTCAAACCACAAAAAATGATAGCTTACTATCTTTAtcctctgttttttttaaaaaaaagtttgatGCATCATTCTCTACATTATCCCCATTTGATTGTTACTGTAATGATGCAAACCCAAATCAAACCAAGCAAGAAATATACCAGAAGTTACATAGAAGGACAACAGAAGATGCATGCCAAAAATTCTTGGATAAGTTGAATATGGGAAATTTCCAGCTGCATCGAGTCTGGAAATGGGCTATGGCGAACTCAATGCACCTTCAAAATTCACCAAACAATACAATTTCACCAGATTCACATCTAACCATCAGAGCACTCACTGACAAATGAACAAGTTTATTCTTTTTGCCGCTTGTATGAAGGCCCGGAGGAAAGCAACAACAATGCCAAATCTTATGCAGTGATGCAGATTTGTCTTTGTAACCAAATGATTCAGACATGCCAAACATGTATTACTATTCAAACTAATGTTCTTAACAACGCAAACTAAACAGTGATACACAGACCAGTATTAAGAGAACCGTGAAATACAAGTTTTCATAATGCAAGATAAGCATCATCAGAACAATAGCCTCTTAAAATCATACAATACCACCTTAACAGGCATATTTTCATACAAAAAGTTGGCACATCTTATTCATGTTAGCAGCTCACCAGTATGTATTCAGAAGCCAATGTTTACATCTACAGAGCAGCATCACAATTCCTCGATATAGGAAATGTGCTCAATGCAAACATCCTAAAGACCTAAACACATTAAACTTGAAGACCATGATAATACCCACTTAGGCAGGACCTCGTGGCATTTCCTCACTTGAGGATACCTCATGTCCAGGCACTTCATCGTCGCTGGATTCTTCAGATACAGCGTTTTCTTCAACAGCGGATCCTTCCAACTCAAGTGCCTCTGCATCTGCGGCAACAGGCTTTGACTCCACAACAGTTTCTCCAGATGTACCTTTTGACTGAAGAGTGTCGTCTCTGCTATCCGAGTCCAACCCAAGCTCCTTCTCAAGGTTCATCCACCCAGACAACGAATTCTCTGGGAACCTCTTCTTCACCTCCGCAATAACCTTCTTGGCCTCAGCCACCCTGCCCCCCTTTACCAATCCCTCAACCAAACCTTTCATTGTCCTAAAATCTGGCACCTTGTGCCTCTTCAAGCTTTCCTTGACCATACCCAACCCAGCATCAAAGTCGCCATGGGCACACAGCGCTGCCAACATGTGCTTGTACGTAGCAGCATTTGCGGAGCACCCCTTCTCAGCTAGTGAATGGTACAGAACCTTGGCATCCTCCAGTTTTCCATTCCTGCAATAGCAAGTCATGAGGAAATTGTAGGTGGTGGTGTCTGGCTTCACTCCAGCCGCCTCCATCTCCATCATCACCTCCAGTACCTCTTCCGGTTTCCCATGGAGTCCATAGTTCATGGCCTTCAAATTGTACGTAGCCACATCGGGCTTGCATCCACTCTCTACCATTTCCTTCCAAAAGTGCTCGGCTTCCTCAATCTTCTTCTGCTTATACATTGAATCCATCAATGTGGTGTAGATGGTCGGCGAGATACCTTGCTCACGCATTTGATCCAAGGTTTGTTTCGCCTTAACATCGTCGCGGGTCATGCAGTAGGCCTTGACAAGGATGCCGTAGGATGTGGCGTTGGGGGTGATGGAGAACTCCTTGGAGAGCTCGGCGAAGAGGACAGggacgcggtggtggcggcggcatcGTACGAAGGCGGAGAGGAGGGCGTTGAAGGGGAGCGGGGACATGGGGGTCGGGAGGGACGGCGCAGTGGAGcggaaggcgtcgatggctttCTCGGGAAGGTTGGCGGATGCGTAGGAGcagaggacggcggcgaggtggggctCGGTGGTGGACGCGGGGAGATGGGAGGAGAGGAGCGCCTCCGCGTCCGCGAAGCGGCGGGAGCGGGAGAGGCGGCGCGCAGCCATTGAGAGCGCGTGGCGGGTGGAGGCGGCCGAGATGGAGGCCATGTCGATGGCCTCCAGGATGGAGACCACGCGGTCCGGATCGTgctcgcggcggaggcgccgcgtGGCGTCGGCCACCGAGAGGACGCCGGAGTCGGTGCCGGCTGTGGTCGTGGAGAGCGCACGGGTGAGCGGAATGCCGCGGGCTTGGGCGTgggcgccgcggccgtggcggAGGAAGATCGCGAGCGCAGCCATttttgggggcggc is drawn from Panicum virgatum strain AP13 chromosome 1N, P.virgatum_v5, whole genome shotgun sequence and contains these coding sequences:
- the LOC120656486 gene encoding pentatricopeptide repeat-containing protein At4g36680, mitochondrial-like, translated to MAALAIFLRHGRGAHAQARGIPLTRALSTTTAGTDSGVLSVADATRRLRREHDPDRVVSILEAIDMASISAASTRHALSMAARRLSRSRRFADAEALLSSHLPASTTEPHLAAVLCSYASANLPEKAIDAFRSTAPSLPTPMSPLPFNALLSAFVRCRRHHRVPVLFAELSKEFSITPNATSYGILVKAYCMTRDDVKAKQTLDQMREQGISPTIYTTLMDSMYKQKKIEEAEHFWKEMVESGCKPDVATYNLKAMNYGLHGKPEEVLEVMMEMEAAGVKPDTTTYNFLMTCYCRNGKLEDAKVLYHSLAEKGCSANAATYKHMLAALCAHGDFDAGLGMVKESLKRHKVPDFRTMKGLVEGLVKGGRVAEAKKVIAEVKKRFPENSLSGWMNLEKELGLDSDSRDDTLQSKGTSGETVVESKPVAADAEALELEGSAVEENAVSEESSDDEVPGHEVSSSEEMPRGPA